Proteins encoded in a region of the Methanobrevibacter sp. genome:
- a CDS encoding methanogenesis marker 7 protein — MYETLTFTGGVHKSEEIKELIEDLGGFILQESIQQMELVLNMAVPLEDVDKIEEKSSELLANLSVAPMAGSEIAIVSPTLARHHLPHAACDISEYLREFGAKDNMIGLARGDGKGTSGITEEEKDLIEEHDIVVFALGSFENCIKEKSFLYDDIDIPVIVTGAPDIDVEELPGADAYVGGLGRIPRRLRRGPDIRALDKLVETIEEILNNRKREMALDAPLVPSIVVKNAIENQIREIKDVISPTPVTSQLDGVRVKLNYDTYAEDIGNVVIDGKKLSEIADIKKSKMYDYILVKINSESSLVEDSN, encoded by the coding sequence ATGTATGAAACATTAACATTTACTGGTGGAGTTCACAAAAGTGAAGAAATAAAGGAATTAATTGAAGATTTGGGAGGATTTATTCTTCAGGAAAGTATTCAGCAAATGGAATTGGTCTTAAATATGGCAGTTCCTTTAGAAGATGTTGATAAAATTGAAGAAAAATCATCTGAATTATTGGCAAATTTATCTGTTGCTCCAATGGCAGGTTCAGAAATTGCTATCGTATCACCAACTCTTGCAAGACACCACTTGCCTCATGCTGCATGTGACATTTCCGAATATTTGCGTGAATTTGGTGCAAAGGATAATATGATTGGTCTTGCCCGTGGGGATGGTAAAGGAACTTCAGGCATTACTGAAGAAGAAAAAGACTTAATTGAAGAGCATGATATTGTTGTATTTGCGTTAGGCAGTTTTGAAAACTGTATTAAAGAAAAGTCATTCTTATATGATGATATTGATATTCCTGTAATTGTAACTGGGGCTCCTGATATTGATGTTGAAGAGCTTCCTGGTGCTGATGCATATGTTGGAGGTCTTGGTAGAATTCCTAGAAGACTTAGAAGAGGTCCGGACATACGTGCACTTGATAAATTAGTTGAGACTATTGAAGAGATTTTAAATAATAGAAAACGTGAAATGGCTCTCGATGCACCATTAGTCCCATCTATCGTTGTTAAAAATGCAATTGAAAATCAAATAAGGGAAATTAAAGATGTGATTTCTCCAACACCTGTAACTTCACAATTAGATGGTGTTCGTGTAAAGTTAAATTATGACACTTACGCAGAAGATATTGGTAATGTAGTTATTGACGGTAAAAAATTATCTGAAATTGCCGATATTAAAAAATCTAAAATGTACGATTATATTTTGGTTAAAATTAATAGTGAGAGTTCTCTTGTTGAGGATTCAAACTAA
- the comB gene encoding 2-phosphosulfolactate phosphatase yields the protein MKVTLSFEESTSNDVSIMVDALRASTTITLALNNFKRVIPCFTPEEGFDLKNSIGGILAGERGGKMIEGFDIGNTPSGIKELKTSKDTLILTTSNGTRILKNMNSKVLIGSMVNAKAVAQKCIQLADEHVDVVMAGVKGEFAIEDFLASGEILYWINENLNECELSEYAKSAILASRDYKSLKDAFINSRSAKRLIGLGYEDDVNQCCLKNISDNVAIYNNNELTLYI from the coding sequence ATGAAAGTAACATTAAGCTTTGAAGAAAGTACAAGTAATGATGTGTCAATCATGGTTGATGCATTAAGAGCCAGCACAACAATAACATTAGCTTTGAATAATTTTAAAAGAGTTATACCTTGTTTTACCCCCGAAGAAGGATTTGATTTAAAAAATTCAATAGGTGGAATTCTTGCGGGAGAGCGAGGAGGCAAAATGATTGAGGGATTTGATATCGGAAATACTCCCTCTGGAATTAAAGAATTAAAAACCTCAAAAGACACCCTTATTTTAACAACAAGCAATGGGACAAGAATTCTTAAAAACATGAATTCAAAAGTTTTAATCGGATCAATGGTTAATGCAAAAGCCGTTGCACAAAAATGTATTCAGCTTGCAGACGAACATGTTGACGTTGTTATGGCAGGAGTTAAGGGAGAATTTGCAATTGAAGATTTTCTTGCATCAGGAGAAATATTATACTGGATAAATGAAAATTTAAATGAATGTGAACTAAGTGAATATGCAAAATCTGCAATTTTAGCAAGCAGAGATTATAAATCTTTAAAGGACGCATTCATTAATTCAAGGTCCGCAAAACGTTTGATTGGACTCGGTTATGAAGATGACGTAAATCAGTGCTGCTTAAAAAATATCAGTGACAATGTTGCTATATATAATAATAATGAATTAACTTTATATATTTAA
- a CDS encoding TraB/GumN family protein, which produces MKRECLKIIGTAHVSQDSVDEVKDAIYEHQPDIVAIELDRGRYTRLKEEMMGIEHDDTISVTKIIKENKVALFFTSTLLSYFQSKIGADVDVAPGSEMIGAIEASEDLGIPIALIDRDVNVTLQRALNKMGFIEKAKFLFGLIGSVFGLGDEEDIDIEDLKNPENIDELMEMFKDEAPSVYEVLVHERDAYLAGSIMRIPQDHVIAVVGAGHKPGIEEYLDNPEKLPNLRELEVIDEKKGIPWLKIFLAMIPILFVVIFFLAYFSGINIAWNIYDFIIISMIMGFIGSILSGSKLISAIVGGLVAPLTIIHPLLAAGWFSGLCEAKFRKVRQRDIKNLANIESFRDLWENNIFRILLVVIGTNLGVSIATLVILPSKVFIPLFMKIFGL; this is translated from the coding sequence TTGAAAAGAGAATGTTTAAAAATAATAGGTACTGCTCATGTATCTCAAGACAGTGTTGATGAAGTTAAAGATGCAATTTATGAACACCAACCAGACATTGTAGCAATTGAGCTTGATAGAGGCAGATACACCAGATTAAAAGAAGAAATGATGGGTATCGAACATGATGACACTATATCTGTGACTAAAATCATTAAAGAAAATAAAGTTGCATTATTTTTCACAAGTACACTTTTAAGTTACTTCCAATCCAAAATCGGAGCGGATGTTGATGTTGCACCCGGTTCGGAAATGATAGGAGCAATTGAAGCAAGTGAAGATTTGGGAATACCAATTGCATTAATTGACAGAGATGTGAATGTAACCCTTCAAAGAGCTTTAAATAAAATGGGATTTATTGAAAAAGCAAAATTTTTATTTGGATTAATTGGTTCTGTATTCGGATTAGGGGATGAAGAAGACATTGATATTGAAGATTTGAAAAATCCGGAAAACATCGATGAACTGATGGAAATGTTTAAAGATGAAGCCCCTAGCGTGTATGAAGTTCTTGTTCATGAAAGGGATGCATACCTTGCAGGCAGCATAATGAGGATTCCTCAAGACCATGTTATAGCTGTTGTTGGAGCAGGACACAAACCAGGAATAGAAGAATACTTAGACAATCCTGAAAAATTACCAAATTTAAGAGAATTAGAAGTTATTGATGAGAAAAAAGGCATTCCATGGCTGAAAATATTTCTAGCTATGATTCCAATATTATTCGTTGTGATATTTTTTCTGGCTTATTTTAGTGGGATAAACATAGCTTGGAACATTTATGACTTTATAATAATAAGTATGATAATGGGATTCATCGGATCAATTCTTTCCGGTTCAAAATTAATTTCTGCAATCGTCGGAGGATTGGTTGCTCCATTAACAATAATTCATCCATTGCTTGCAGCAGGATGGTTTTCAGGCTTGTGTGAAGCTAAATTCAGAAAAGTCAGACAAAGAGACATAAAGAATTTAGCCAATATTGAAAGTTTCAGAGATTTATGGGAGAACAACATATTTAGAATACTTCTTGTAGTTATAGGAACTAACCTTGGAGTTAGTATAGCAACATTAGTAATCTTACCTTCCAAAGTATTCATACCATTGTTTATGAAAATTTTTGGATTATAA
- a CDS encoding DUF1922 domain-containing protein produces the protein MYLIFRCDCGRALYAKEGVATRKCVCGKTLKVKSRRIFQKVATREDASLAVQEMQNKIYKNTGFMRASDL, from the coding sequence ATGTATCTTATATTTCGTTGTGACTGTGGAAGAGCATTATATGCTAAAGAAGGAGTGGCTACACGCAAATGTGTGTGTGGAAAAACATTAAAAGTTAAATCCAGACGTATTTTTCAAAAAGTAGCTACAAGAGAAGATGCGTCTCTTGCAGTCCAAGAAATGCAAAATAAAATATATAAAAACACTGGTTTTATGAGAGCTAGTGACTTATAA
- a CDS encoding hemolysin family protein produces the protein MIGTTLEIIIILILIILTGYLSMAELAVVSVRKAKMQKYIEEGNKNAQIVFDLLEDPNEFLSTVQIGISLIGVLTGAFGGVTLAEPLAKVISFIPYNEPISVAVVVIITTYLTLVVGEIVPKVIALNDPEKVSLKVAKSMVILSKVSKPVSFILAKSSSFLLWLMRIENHNDDIVTEEEIELMIKEGREDGTIEQEEEDIIKRVFKLDDQKVESIMTPRNEIIWIDLEDDRDINKVKIIESKRSIFPIASGELDDFIGVVQAKDILSVMFSDDEFDVHKIVKEPLVVSEHLETLELLKEFKENQEYVHMSLVVDEFGSVEGLITLNDLLEGIVGDIPGIDEDDEPQATQRDDGTWLIDGRYPIDRFKELFEFNDKLPDEEEDGYTTLAGFILSLSGTIPDEEDKYECGRFIFEIIDIDGHQIDKVLVTDLGPQEEITTEE, from the coding sequence ATGATTGGAACGACACTCGAAATAATTATTATATTAATTTTAATAATACTTACAGGATACTTATCAATGGCAGAACTTGCCGTAGTATCTGTTAGAAAAGCAAAAATGCAAAAATACATTGAAGAAGGAAACAAAAATGCACAAATAGTTTTTGATTTATTAGAAGATCCTAACGAATTTTTATCTACTGTCCAAATCGGTATTTCACTCATTGGTGTTTTAACTGGGGCATTTGGTGGAGTAACACTTGCTGAACCTTTAGCCAAAGTGATATCATTTATACCGTATAATGAACCAATAAGCGTGGCAGTGGTGGTCATCATTACAACTTACCTGACATTAGTTGTCGGGGAAATTGTACCAAAAGTTATTGCTTTAAATGACCCTGAGAAAGTTTCTCTAAAAGTTGCAAAAAGTATGGTCATCCTTTCTAAAGTATCAAAGCCAGTAAGCTTCATTCTTGCAAAATCAAGCAGTTTTCTTTTATGGTTAATGAGAATTGAAAACCACAATGATGACATCGTTACTGAAGAAGAAATCGAATTAATGATTAAAGAAGGAAGAGAAGACGGTACTATCGAACAAGAAGAAGAAGACATCATCAAAAGAGTTTTCAAACTTGATGATCAGAAAGTTGAATCAATTATGACTCCGCGTAATGAAATAATCTGGATTGATCTTGAAGACGACAGAGACATTAATAAAGTCAAGATTATTGAAAGTAAAAGGTCAATATTTCCAATTGCCAGTGGGGAATTAGATGACTTTATTGGAGTAGTTCAGGCAAAAGATATTCTCTCTGTAATGTTCAGTGATGATGAATTTGATGTGCATAAAATTGTTAAAGAACCCTTAGTTGTTTCAGAACATTTAGAGACATTAGAATTGCTAAAGGAATTTAAAGAAAACCAGGAATATGTTCATATGTCCCTTGTTGTTGATGAGTTTGGAAGTGTTGAAGGATTAATCACATTAAATGATTTACTGGAAGGTATTGTTGGAGACATTCCGGGAATTGATGAAGATGATGAACCTCAAGCAACACAAAGAGATGATGGAACTTGGTTAATTGATGGAAGATACCCTATTGATAGATTTAAAGAATTATTTGAATTTAATGACAAATTACCTGACGAAGAGGAAGACGGATACACAACTCTTGCAGGATTTATCTTAAGTTTAAGTGGTACAATTCCTGATGAAGAAGACAAATACGAATGCGGAAGATTTATCTTTGAAATCATCGATATTGACGGACACCAAATCGACAAGGTTCTTGTTACTGATTTAGGACCACAAGAAGAAATTACAACCGAGGAATGA
- a CDS encoding calcium/sodium antiporter, translating into MDASIVIQVVLLLVGFVFLIKGSDFFVDGASSIASILKVPTIIVGLTIVAFGTSAPEAAVSITSSLTGSNAMAVSNVIGSNLFNLLMVIGIAALLGDLLMEKSVLNKDLPFLVLISILLFVFIFLGGDISSIEGIILLVILIGYVAYLIRGAFKSGVTNYVDKPKLSLPKSIIFIIVGLAGIILGGDLVVNSASDIAIALGMSETLVGLTIVAIGTSLPELVTSITALKKGENQLVIGNVIGSNIFNILFVLGASSAISAIPISPNMLIDTLIMVAVTILCFIFGKTQDKYDKKEGIVLIALFIAYMIFAILRN; encoded by the coding sequence ATGGATGCATCAATAGTTATACAAGTTGTTTTATTGCTTGTAGGATTTGTATTCTTAATTAAAGGATCTGATTTTTTCGTCGATGGGGCAAGCAGTATTGCTTCAATTTTAAAAGTGCCTACAATTATCGTGGGTTTAACAATCGTTGCATTTGGAACAAGTGCTCCTGAGGCTGCAGTATCCATTACTTCTTCATTAACTGGCAGCAATGCAATGGCAGTGAGTAATGTTATTGGAAGTAACCTATTTAACTTGTTAATGGTTATAGGTATTGCAGCGTTGCTTGGCGACTTGCTAATGGAAAAAAGTGTTTTGAATAAAGATTTACCGTTTCTTGTATTGATTTCAATTTTACTTTTTGTTTTCATATTCCTTGGAGGAGATATATCCAGTATTGAAGGAATAATTTTACTTGTAATACTAATCGGATATGTTGCTTATTTAATTAGAGGCGCTTTCAAATCAGGAGTTACAAATTATGTGGATAAACCAAAATTATCCCTTCCAAAAAGTATAATTTTCATCATTGTTGGTCTTGCTGGAATAATTCTTGGTGGAGATTTGGTTGTAAATAGTGCTTCAGATATAGCAATTGCACTTGGAATGAGTGAAACATTGGTAGGTTTAACAATTGTTGCAATTGGTACCTCTTTACCAGAACTTGTTACATCAATTACTGCTTTAAAGAAAGGAGAAAATCAATTAGTAATAGGTAATGTTATAGGTTCAAATATTTTCAATATCCTATTTGTTTTAGGTGCAAGCAGTGCAATAAGTGCAATACCAATCAGTCCAAATATGCTCATTGATACATTAATCATGGTAGCAGTTACAATATTATGTTTCATATTTGGAAAAACCCAAGACAAATATGATAAAAAAGAAGGAATCGTATTAATTGCATTATTCATTGCATATATGATTTTCGCAATTTTGAGAAATTAA
- a CDS encoding TIGR00269 family protein, with translation MVKLDKDEFNEHIFTRINNLISDYELINEGELIAVALSGGKDSVLTLHALKKYQQFLDFDLVAISVDEGIKGYRQHGIDSAVNNAKALGVELVQKSFKDDEGFALDDIYSDFKSACIPCGVFRRNILNKTAYEVGACKIATGHNLDDEIQSFLMSFARGDTIKFSKFGPELDVIHPKLVPRIKPLWNTPEKEVGMWAVLNNIDIHLDECPYSHLSLRAKIKEFLNVSEDQYPGIKQNVMESFKQILNFENDIVTNLNECEVCGEPTSSSICKACELKELISQNCENHICNE, from the coding sequence ATGGTTAAACTAGACAAAGATGAATTTAATGAGCATATTTTTACAAGAATCAATAATTTAATTTCAGATTATGAATTGATTAATGAAGGTGAGTTAATAGCTGTTGCATTATCCGGTGGAAAAGATAGTGTTTTAACATTGCATGCTTTAAAAAAGTATCAACAGTTTTTAGATTTTGATTTGGTGGCTATTAGTGTTGATGAAGGTATCAAAGGATATAGGCAACATGGTATTGATTCTGCAGTTAATAATGCTAAGGCATTAGGTGTTGAATTAGTTCAAAAATCATTTAAAGATGATGAAGGTTTTGCACTTGATGATATTTATTCTGATTTCAAGAGTGCATGCATCCCATGTGGAGTGTTTAGACGCAATATTTTAAATAAAACTGCTTATGAAGTGGGAGCATGCAAAATTGCGACTGGTCATAATTTAGATGATGAAATTCAATCTTTTTTAATGAGTTTTGCTCGTGGAGATACAATTAAGTTTTCCAAATTCGGGCCTGAACTTGATGTTATTCATCCAAAGCTTGTCCCAAGGATTAAACCTTTATGGAATACTCCTGAAAAAGAGGTGGGTATGTGGGCGGTTTTAAACAATATTGATATTCATCTCGATGAATGTCCGTACTCCCATTTATCACTGAGAGCTAAAATTAAAGAGTTTTTAAATGTTAGCGAAGATCAGTATCCTGGTATAAAACAAAATGTGATGGAATCATTTAAACAAATTTTAAATTTTGAAAATGATATTGTCACAAACCTTAATGAGTGTGAAGTTTGCGGTGAACCAACCTCATCAAGTATCTGTAAGGCTTGTGAGCTAAAAGAATTAATTTCTCAAAATTGCGAAAATCATATATGCAATGAATAA
- a CDS encoding MTH1187 family thiamine-binding protein, with product MITCDFAILPVGTETTECKDYVTAAVQVIKDSGLNYQLTGMGTQIEADNLEELYSAIAKAQEAVFEVGVGRVYTVIKVDDRRDLENRTLDAKVDTVNKMLK from the coding sequence ATGATAACATGTGATTTTGCAATATTACCAGTGGGAACCGAGACAACAGAATGTAAAGACTATGTGACTGCAGCAGTGCAAGTAATAAAAGATTCAGGATTAAACTATCAATTAACAGGCATGGGAACTCAAATTGAGGCGGATAATCTAGAAGAATTATACTCTGCAATTGCTAAAGCCCAGGAAGCTGTTTTTGAAGTTGGCGTAGGTAGAGTATATACAGTCATAAAAGTTGATGATAGAAGAGATCTTGAAAACAGAACTTTGGATGCTAAAGTCGATACAGTTAATAAAATGTTAAAATAA
- a CDS encoding DegT/DnrJ/EryC1/StrS aminotransferase family protein, whose amino-acid sequence MSDINVPIAKPIIGDKEIENVVEVLKSGMIAQGPKVEEFEQKFAEWVGAKYGIAVNSGTAALHTALLACGIGEGDEVITTPFTFIASGNAIVYTGAKPVFADIDLKTYTMNPDSIEGLITENTKAILPVQLYGQSADMNRINEIAEKYGLIVIEDAAQAHGATFKGQKVGSMGDMACFSFYPTKNMTTSEGGIITTDDEDLAEQAKIFRAHGASVRYHHDAIGYNFRMTDISAAIGLAQLEKIDEFNNKRIENAAYLNEGLKDVDGVITPYCVDGSKHVYHQYTIRVEKGDRDDWVDIINDCGVGTGIHYPIPLYNQPIYRYLGFEGNCPNAELAADNVISLPVHPSLTKEDLDLVIQAVRKASTELD is encoded by the coding sequence GTGTCAGATATTAATGTTCCTATTGCAAAACCAATAATTGGAGATAAAGAAATAGAAAATGTAGTTGAAGTATTGAAATCAGGAATGATTGCTCAGGGGCCAAAAGTTGAAGAGTTTGAGCAAAAATTTGCTGAATGGGTTGGAGCAAAATATGGTATAGCTGTTAATTCTGGTACTGCTGCATTACACACTGCATTACTTGCATGCGGTATTGGAGAAGGAGATGAGGTAATTACAACTCCCTTTACTTTTATTGCAAGTGGTAATGCAATTGTTTACACTGGAGCAAAACCGGTATTTGCGGATATTGATTTAAAAACATATACAATGAATCCTGATTCAATTGAAGGTTTAATTACAGAAAATACAAAAGCTATTTTGCCGGTTCAATTATATGGTCAATCAGCTGACATGAACAGGATTAATGAAATTGCTGAGAAATATGGTTTAATTGTTATTGAAGATGCTGCACAAGCGCACGGTGCAACATTTAAAGGCCAAAAAGTAGGAAGTATGGGAGATATGGCATGTTTCAGTTTTTATCCTACTAAAAACATGACTACTTCCGAAGGTGGAATCATCACTACTGATGATGAGGATTTGGCAGAACAAGCAAAAATATTCAGGGCTCATGGAGCTAGTGTGAGATATCACCACGATGCAATAGGATACAATTTTAGAATGACTGACATTTCAGCAGCAATAGGTCTTGCACAATTGGAAAAAATTGATGAATTCAACAATAAGAGAATAGAGAATGCAGCATATTTAAATGAAGGTTTGAAAGATGTTGATGGAGTAATCACTCCTTATTGTGTTGATGGTTCTAAACATGTATATCACCAATACACAATCCGTGTTGAAAAAGGAGACCGTGATGATTGGGTGGATATTATCAATGATTGTGGTGTCGGAACAGGAATCCACTATCCAATTCCATTATATAATCAACCAATCTACAGATACTTAGGATTTGAAGGAAATTGTCCAAATGCAGAGCTTGCAGCGGACAATGTAATTTCACTTCCGGTTCATCCTTCCTTAACAAAAGAAGATTTGGATTTGGTTATTCAAGCTGTCAGAAAAGCTTCAACCGAGTTAGATTAA
- a CDS encoding tRNA (guanine(10)-N(2))-dimethyltransferase, translating into MEEYKIKSIEEGLTKIEFPEFDKISSDAPVFYNPHMEMNRDLSILAIQVFQKEQQRELNICDLFGGSGIRGVRYKNEIDGVGDVCINDISETANHYERHNIELNNLKDVHVYQHDASMFLRMKRGEFDVIDIDPFGTPSPFLDSAGYCARRDSLLCVTATDTSALCGTYPEPCIRKYNSKPYKSEYCHETGIRILAGFVALTLSKYAKFIEVKMSHSTEHYMRLYLEIKKGSKRTDESLKNIGYISHCKHCLHRQTSHGLASPIDEVCPVCGEKLVHAGPLWLGDIQDEEFIQKMINEADNKKINSKKDALKLLNKCLIEANAPVTFYDVHSICKSLKVSAPKFDSILDELINQGHIALKTHYNPLGIKSDATIEDIKNILIKLNNI; encoded by the coding sequence ATGGAAGAGTATAAAATTAAAAGTATTGAAGAAGGATTGACCAAAATTGAATTTCCAGAATTTGATAAAATCTCATCAGATGCACCAGTTTTTTATAATCCACATATGGAAATGAATAGAGACTTATCTATCCTTGCAATCCAAGTTTTTCAAAAGGAACAGCAAAGAGAATTGAATATATGTGATTTATTTGGAGGCAGCGGAATCAGAGGAGTTCGTTATAAAAATGAAATTGATGGTGTTGGTGATGTTTGCATAAATGACATCAGTGAAACTGCAAATCATTATGAAAGACACAACATCGAATTAAACAATTTAAAAGACGTTCATGTTTATCAGCATGATGCCAGCATGTTTTTGAGAATGAAGCGTGGCGAATTTGATGTAATTGATATTGATCCTTTTGGAACCCCTTCCCCATTTCTAGACTCAGCAGGATATTGTGCTCGAAGAGACTCACTTCTATGCGTTACAGCTACAGATACATCAGCATTGTGCGGAACTTATCCTGAACCATGCATACGCAAATATAATTCAAAGCCTTACAAAAGCGAATATTGTCATGAAACCGGAATTAGAATATTGGCAGGCTTTGTTGCACTTACTCTTTCAAAATATGCCAAGTTTATTGAAGTGAAAATGTCACATAGCACTGAACATTATATGAGATTATATCTAGAAATTAAAAAAGGTTCAAAAAGAACTGACGAATCACTAAAAAATATAGGTTACATCAGTCACTGCAAACACTGTTTGCATAGGCAAACCAGCCACGGATTAGCAAGCCCTATTGATGAAGTTTGTCCGGTTTGTGGTGAAAAGCTGGTTCATGCAGGTCCTTTATGGTTAGGAGACATTCAAGACGAGGAATTTATTCAGAAGATGATTAATGAAGCTGACAATAAAAAAATAAATAGTAAAAAAGATGCTTTAAAACTTCTAAATAAATGTTTAATTGAAGCAAATGCGCCTGTTACCTTTTATGACGTTCACAGTATTTGCAAATCATTAAAAGTAAGTGCACCAAAATTCGATTCAATATTAGATGAGCTTATTAATCAGGGACACATTGCATTAAAAACACATTATAATCCATTAGGCATAAAAAGTGATGCAACTATTGAAGATATAAAAAACATTTTGATAAAATTAAATAATATTTAA
- a CDS encoding Lrp/AsnC family transcriptional regulator, with amino-acid sequence MVKTKDNVVKLDDTDINILKIINEDVRTSYRQISRSLDVSVGTVHNRIDKMVKSGVIKKFSPVIDHEKLGFVLTTIIGVRVKGGKLKNWEEKTFFNKNVVGIYDVTGEYDAFLIAKFRNTNELNAFIKELLKDPIIERTYTQTVLDVIKEDMGSSNIL; translated from the coding sequence ATGGTAAAAACTAAAGACAATGTTGTAAAACTTGATGATACCGATATTAACATCCTAAAAATTATTAATGAAGATGTGAGAACTTCTTATAGACAAATATCACGTAGTTTAGATGTTTCTGTAGGAACCGTTCATAATCGTATCGACAAAATGGTAAAATCAGGAGTAATTAAAAAATTCTCCCCGGTTATTGACCATGAAAAATTGGGTTTTGTTTTAACAACAATTATCGGAGTTAGAGTCAAAGGTGGAAAACTCAAAAACTGGGAAGAAAAAACATTCTTTAATAAAAATGTTGTAGGAATATATGATGTTACTGGAGAATATGATGCCTTTTTAATTGCTAAATTCAGAAATACCAATGAATTAAATGCATTTATTAAAGAATTATTAAAAGATCCAATTATAGAAAGAACCTATACACAAACTGTTCTTGATGTTATTAAAGAAGACATGGGATCTTCAAATATTTTATAA
- the mptA gene encoding GTP cyclohydrolase MptA, which produces MAVCLPDTQDDAPSVPIKLTRVGVTGVKKLLQLERKNKRPIILLPSFDAFVDLPSNQKGVHMSRNPEAISEVLETVAKDSTVDVESLCAKIVDKMMTKHEYAKRVEISMTTDFMFMKESPVTKNKTQEMAQLKAKAIGLRDDEGNIDIRKSIGAELIGMTVCPCAQESVRESDKTKLLEFLDEETAQKVLDTVTFASHNQRGVGTLLIEVPEDKIVKAEDLIDIIETSMSSPVCELLKRPDENATVMNAHRKPVFVEDCVRNMMEKIVEKYSDFPDDTLITARQENQESIHRHNAYAEKVTTLGELKEELNI; this is translated from the coding sequence TTGGCAGTATGCTTACCCGATACTCAAGACGATGCTCCCAGTGTACCTATAAAATTGACTAGAGTGGGCGTCACTGGAGTTAAAAAATTATTACAACTAGAAAGAAAAAATAAACGACCAATAATTTTACTACCTTCTTTTGATGCTTTTGTAGATTTACCAAGCAATCAAAAAGGAGTACACATGTCTAGAAACCCGGAAGCCATTAGTGAAGTCCTCGAAACTGTAGCTAAAGACTCTACCGTAGATGTTGAATCATTATGTGCAAAAATAGTTGACAAGATGATGACAAAACACGAATATGCAAAACGTGTTGAAATCTCAATGACAACTGATTTTATGTTCATGAAAGAATCCCCAGTTACCAAAAACAAAACTCAGGAAATGGCCCAACTAAAAGCAAAAGCAATCGGGCTTAGAGATGATGAAGGTAACATAGATATTAGAAAAAGTATTGGTGCCGAACTTATCGGAATGACAGTTTGTCCATGTGCACAGGAATCCGTTAGGGAATCTGATAAAACTAAATTATTAGAATTCTTAGATGAAGAAACTGCACAAAAAGTATTAGACACTGTTACTTTTGCTTCTCACAATCAAAGGGGAGTAGGAACATTATTAATTGAAGTTCCAGAAGACAAAATTGTTAAAGCTGAAGACCTAATTGACATTATTGAAACTTCTATGAGTTCTCCAGTGTGTGAATTGCTTAAAAGACCTGATGAAAACGCTACAGTAATGAATGCACACAGAAAACCTGTTTTTGTTGAAGACTGTGTCAGAAATATGATGGAAAAAATTGTTGAAAAATACTCTGATTTCCCTGATGACACATTAATTACTGCACGCCAAGAAAATCAAGAAAGTATTCACAGACACAATGCTTATGCAGAAAAAGTAACTACTCTTGGTGAGTTAAAAGAAGAATTAAATATCTAA